Proteins from one Cryptomeria japonica chromosome 4, Sugi_1.0, whole genome shotgun sequence genomic window:
- the LOC131875290 gene encoding uncharacterized protein LOC131875290 produces the protein MRQGIREAEYYRTLYFTVVPPNRRAPRLSQLSRRSGQSQTESRGVTGPLQRAPPGGELGAGEAAARGRRWGGAASGGRRAGCGRAALGRGFSVGGAVGGRRCSGGAAGVTAGGGGRRAARASKRGCARFKQKL, from the exons ATGCGTCAGGGGATCCGAGAGGCCGAGTATTACAGGACCTTATATTTTACTGTTGTTCCTCCTAATCGGAGGGCTCCAAGATTATCACAGCTCAGCAGGAGATCGGGACAGAGTCagactgagagtcgaggagtgacagggccacttcagagagctccccCAGGTGGGGAGTTAGGTGCAGGG GAGGCGGCGGCGCGGGGGCGGCGCTGGGGTGGCGCAGCTAGCGGCGGGCGGCGGGCTGGCTGCGGGCGGGCGGCGCTCGGGCGGGGGTTCTCGGTGGGCGGGGCGGTGGGCGGCAGGCGGTGCAGCGGGGGCGCGGCGGGGGTTACCGCCGgcggcggtggccgccgggctgcgcGTGCCTCCAAAAGAGGCTGCGCCCGATTTAAACAAAAACTAtga